The DNA window tgtttagggtattttttgaaaattgaacCAACCAAAACCACCACCAACccctccctcctcctcctccctcctcctctCCTCCCTCCTCAATTATGCAGAAGAAATAGCTTTGCATAGATTATTTTATAAACAATGGCCAAGTTCAACGACTTACAGACATGACAAGTTTACTAGCTATAGATAGACTGGAAAACCTAAAAGGTCATCAAGGAATTGGTTAATCAAACAAGACagaaagaaaagttttggtATAATCATCATAGTTTTGTCATCTTAAATTTAGTCTACCTGgaaaaaacaaagcaaaggaCTTACCAACTATCTCATTAGAAACATCTGATCTAGACCAGCTAGACCAATCATGCAGAAGAGTTTTCAACTATCAAAAAGAAACTACAACTTGTATTCAAGTAAAAGTAATCTCATTTACACTAAAGTTGATGCATACACGTACATCTGATACAATTAGAATTTGAGCTACCTGCTGATGAATATTCTGGAGGAATGATTTCTAAAAGTGCAAGCACTTGTAAGCTCCCCCAAATACTTGGAAACCAAATGAGGATCCTTGCATGCATCACAGGTTTTTCCACATAATGACGCAGGTACCTACTTTTCAAAGATAACATGAGAGGTATCACTCAAGCATCTAATAATGGTCCAAAATACAATTAGGAATGGAAAGACTAGTAGACACCAGCAGTTATCACCTGTTCTCCAAAACTCTCAAGGATCTTCTTCCTACGGCAACCAGAGTTTTCGCAATATTCAACCATCTTCACGAATTATGAAGTCAAGATCCATACGAATCAGACAAAAAACATCACATCTAGAATTATAGAGGCCTCAAAAACTACCTGTCTAAAGTCTGCCAAGGATTTCTTTGAGGTATCATCCTGCAAGCTTGAGGACTGTGACTTATTGTTCTTAGCAGTACCCAGAATAAATTCCTTGAATATGGTTGAAAAGAATCAGGGTAAATTTCCAGTGCTTGATAGTCAAAATGAGAAATATGAAATTTGTGTTGGCAAAGCATAATATTAACCATTCTCTTCCTGTCATCCACTCCATAATACAAAAGACTTCTTGATGGCAACTGATCACGCCCTGCTCTACCTGACTCCTGATAAAAGGCCTCCATGGACTTGGGAATATTGAAATGGCAGACAATTCTGACATCCTTTCGATCTATACCCTAAAATTTTTGTCCAGGAACCAAGTCAGCAACAAAACCTACTGGAGCTTGCTCGATTTTCTAACAAAAAAGAAGACGTACAAGTTGCATACCATCCTGCAATGAAGTCACCAACTCAAGGATCAACCGAAGTTGCTCGAATGGAAATTGATAGAAAACAAAGCAGACAAGATTGAACAACCAAGATTAATCAGAAAAGTTGGAGCATAACATCAGAGCatacaggaaaagaaaaaggaaaaaaagaagagtgCTAGAACAACGCAAATTATTGctataattttaaaacttccatatgaggagccctttccttcttttattttttctttttgttccccTTATCCTTGAATTACAATTTGTCATGAAAAGATGTAATCTGTTTAAGGTATTGATAACTTGTCCACGAACAACAATGGCAATATTGTAATTGAGGAGAGTTTCAAAAGATTGCATCAATTACTTAGATTAATGTCTAAGTCCTGGTCCACAGTGTTTAAAATAAAGAGCTTCAGTGGCAAGTacaaattcacaaaaaaattaattccgGAAAATGAAAAGATCAACTTTACACTTGGAATGACCATACCCAAAGGCCACAGTTGCCACGACAACCTGTGTTTTTGCTGAAATCCAATCATCCAATACAGAGCTCCTCAATTTACTGTTCAGTCCAGCATGATACGCTGAAAGCACAGCAACATCAGTACGGATTACAGGAAGCCCAAAAACTAAAGATGGTAAAACAACAAGCTGTGTTACCGGCACAAGTAACTCCATGTTTTGATAGATGAGAAGCCAGGTCATCACAAGTTGTACGTTCAAGACAGTAAACAATTCCACAGATATCtccgtgtgatttaaggaaattACATAAGTCAGCATATGGGTCATCCATAAGGTCCTTGTATCGAACTGCATCATGAAGTAAGCTAATAAGACAGGCAGATTGAAATTTCATAGACATACCCAGTAAATTGAATACACACTTTCCAACAGAGACACAGTGAAAAGAAATTCTAACATAAACTAAATGACATGAAATCAGTATGACATATTGTTCAGTCTCCTCATTTCGCTAATCCCTGAATCCACCAGGCTCCTTTTAGTCTGTATTTCTGTTTCTGCTTTTCACACTAGAATTTGATAGGGATGACCCACACCAGCTCTATACTTTAAAGAAAGAACATTGGTTTATACATTAAGGCTGTTATCAGTGACCACACCTGAAATTGACCGCACTATCTTAACATTCCCATCTGTCAAACTTCAAATCAGTAAGTAGACAATATTTTCAGGTGGTGCTAAACTTCTTTATAAAGTTACTTCATCCTATAGCATCTCACCTTTGGAAACCTCCAGTAAGAAGGCTACATATCATATACATGTCTTTGAGAAACTCTCCCTGAAGGTTTAAGATGCCAATTGCCATGACCAAAACACTTGAAAATTCATTCTGTTTGCATAGACAATTACTTGTGCaaatttatttgattgcatcataaacacattttccaatcaccttttttatcttacatacataaCATCAAAAgaatgctacagtaattttttcaaaaaattatccgAAATAATctcttatccaaacacactttgaagccattttaattgtttttcaaGGTACAAAATTACAAAAGCCATCAGCaaatttaaaccaaaaagggggaaaaaagaaactaaCTCTATGAACATTTAAGGAATGCTTTTATTAGGCCAAAAGATCATCTGATATAAATATTCTCACAGGATGAAGACCTTGTCTATAGAATTTTAAGTTAtaataaagagataaagcaAAATGCCTGAATCTTCTCAGCAAACCAATTCTCTATAAAGgaaattttctagttttgtCCTTAAGAAAATCATAGCAGAACCTACCATCCTACACCTTTCCAAAAGATGTATTTGAATAAATTAATGTATAAGTGTCAGATTGTACTCAAGTCTTTTCCTTAATGTGCTGCATTGTCATGACAACAGAAAAGCCATAGAGATTCACTGACCATGCTAGGTTAAGACAATGTGGATGAGTGATCCAAGTAGACCATTAAAACATAAATGGATACTCATGCAGCTCAACAAACACAAATAGTTAATGGATGCAATCGAAAAGAATTCCAAAATTACAGTAAAGCAAACCACATTGTGCTGACCTTCATAATAAATATTTGGACGGTTGAAGGATGATTTCAGCACCAATGGGTTATGCAAGGACAAGGACTCTATGACATCCTTCTGAACTCTGAAAGGAGTATGCAGTAAAGAAATACTTTCTCCAACTTCCATCAGAAAGAAGATAATTGAAAAAAGGTTTATAGAAGAAAGCAACAACTATTTCATATAACAACTTCCATTCTTGAGTCAAAAGAAGTATACTCACTGAACAATTGCCGTCCAAGATTAGTTACAATAAGCAAATTTAAAACTGATATTTCATAATTCCATGAACACACTCAAAACTACAAGGAACTAAAGCATACAAAGGGGAATTGAGCTTGAAGATGATTTAATTTAACATTTTAACAGAATTAGTGGAAGGAGTACAAGAAGCATCTGGATCCATTGCTTTGAACAACTAAATTTGAACTAGAAATTCAACTTTAAGTTGAAAAAATGAAACTTACTTTGGGACAGCAGTTGCTGTCAATGCCAACAAGGGTATGCCAGGCAGTCGGTTCCTTAAAGAAGAAAGCTTCCTGTAGCTGGGCCTATTACACGCCAGTGAGAAGTTacaagcaaaaacaaaaattaataacAGGATAAGGAAGTACATTGTCCACAAAAAGCTTAAACTATTTACACATCAGCAAGCAGCATATACCCCAATACCATTTGGTTAAATTGTCATGGTTTTCATGCAACACTTTTATGGTTGGGATATTAAGTAAAATTTATAAGAGTCTATATATGTGAACAAAATATAGATGCCCTAAAACAAGGCATCATCACTAAAAGTCAGTATGCCAATGTTAGGATATCTCCTGTCTCCTTTTTTACAATCGATTTGAAGGTTCCAGAAACATACATATCTAAAAAAGGTGGGAAGTTGATAAAAAGTAAGCTCGTTAAATTGAAAGAAATGAGATGACCTAAAAATCACAAGACACATTAGATTCAACTTTTTCGAGGAAGAACATAATTGAGCATCAAAGAGCACATACATGGGActcctttttatattttatattttactttaaatttatttttattatagttcattttattttttggagggAGAAGGGAAAGGAGATTGGAGTTTTGACACCAAATTCCACCAAAAGTTGTTCTACCTTTGCTTTAATGGATGATAACTTTGTGAACTTATAGTGTTtcattttgtgtgtgacttcaCTAAAGTTCCTGTGTATATATCTACTTCAAAGACCGAAATCTTCTGCAAAGTAGAAAGAAAATACATATAATAATGGCCATCTAGGTGGGCCATCTGAAAAGGAGGATACTTCTCAAGTTCATCTTCCGTGTTAATAAGTATTGGAGTttgaaaccagaaaacagtAAAAAGAGATATCTGAATAATTGTCATGGCCTCAGAGGCATTACCTGAAGTCATGGCCCCATGTCGAAATGCAATGTGCCTAAAAGTTCGAACAGCACTGACGGTTATAAATTAACTTCAGAAGCATCTTAAAAAAGAGCTACAAACCCAACTATAGCAGTTCGTCAAACCTCATCAATGGCAATAAGATTCAGCAATGCTCTAGCATGGATCTTGGTCAATTTTGACATAAATCCTGATGTCGCAATCAGTTCTGGTGTCACATACAACAACCTTAAGGATGGCTTTCCAGACTCAATGTCTTCATAAATCTGTAAATTCAAAACAAAGATGTCGTCATGAGCACAATGTCTCAATTATGCGTGATTATCAACTTATAAAGACTTACCAATGGGCTTTTGACATTTAAAGAATCGTGTATTCAGGCTGCTATTGAGAATTAAAGATGACCATATACACAAGAAAAGTACCTTGCTTTTAACTTGTGCAGTTTGGGTTGAAGAAAGATATTCTGCAGCTATTCCTTTCGCTTTCAATGCCATTACTTGATTTTCCTGTTTAAAATAGAAATATTAACTAGAATCTACCTACATACAGTATCTTATATATAAGCACACAATATAACAACAGCAACAAACTCTGAATACACTTACCATTAGGGCTGCATGAAAATGGAGAAGGAGAACGAAACAAAAGCAATGAGATCTCCTagcatttgaaaataaaagaaaaaaggtatTTCGTAGTTTAAACTTTCTCTATGGAAAACACGTTTAAGGTAACAAATATGGACCTATCAAAGGGCTGACAACAAGCACAATGCCGGTTTTTGCCAGGGCGGGAATTTGATAACACAGCGATTTCCCTCCACCAGTTGGCATAAGACAAAAGCAATCCCTTCCTAAATTCAAACCAACACAAACATTCAGAATAGTGGGATAATCAAGTTACTATGTTTCAAATCACACGAGACTTTTAATAAGCCTgtagaagaaaaacaaaagaagggaATTCAAGAAGTTTTGAATGGGCAGACCATACCACTAAAAGTGAATAGCTAAACGAACCTGAAAGTACCGCTTCAATAGCTTCCAATTGCTTTCCACGAAACTCGGAATGCCCAAAATGCCACCTAAGGAGCTTTACTAAAGCTTCCTTGCCAATTTTTTGTTTCTCAGGCCCACATATATTTTGCAATGGTAATGGTGATTTCTTCATTATCTTTCACCAGCCCCCAACCTATAGCATAACAGAAACCCACCCAACATAAAAATTCCTTAGTCTGAATATCCATTCACGCACACAAAATCATCAGCATTTTCCCATCAACCAGAAAGACGGGATGCGCAacgaaagaaagaaattaagaaaagctTGATTCTCATAAAATTTGGACTGCATAagtgaaagaaacaaaaaaaaaaagaaaaaagaacaaacACACATGAATTAAAATATGAAGAACTAAACAATCCAGGATTAATTGACAAATTTAACAACAAATGCATCAGAATGTAAGATTATAGTCGGTCGGGGGGAGGGGGAGAACCTGAAACTGGGAGAATCGTAGTGGAGACGCCAAAGGGGGGGTTTTGCCGCGAAAAATGAAACAGATTCTGGCTCGTGAGAGTGGAAGGCAATTTGGTGCGAGGAAATATTGAAGGTTAGTAGCGTAGTCTTGGACACGTTACACGGACCGGGGAATTTTGGGTGGTGTTTGGATTGTTAGTTTTCTATTGAAATTTGGTGCGAGTAAATATTATTGAAGGTTAGTAGCTAATTCTGAACATATTATATGGGGgaatttgtttttttctttcaaaaagtGGTATTTGGATTATTAAGTTTctgtcaaaaaaaatttatattttttatgaatatattttttaattattttttttacttcacattataatatatcatttttataaaagtttcaaaaaatagcaatctaaaggGATCTTAGAATCCTCAACTTTGCTTAATTGGACATATTACTAAGTATGGTCCTTCATGTAATGAAACTCTGCATCATTCTAGATTTTAGAAACTACTACCAAATGGAAGCTTGCAACTACATGGGACATCTTTAGTTTACTTGCTCAACGGCTGAAGGTTGCAACAAAAGATGGCCAAGATTAGAAAATTAGCATTTATCTTGATCGACTTCATCACATCAGAACAAAGAAAGCTTGGCAGGCGAAGGGACACCATTTACGAGTGACGACCCTGAACTGTAAGCCAACAATTGAATTCATGGGTGATAAGGCTATTACTGAGTTGAACATTCTAGGCAACCATATGCCTCGCAGCATCAGTCTAAGAAAGCATGTTCCACATCAATTTTCACAGAGGCAAGGACGTAGTCGATAGACTAAAGGCGTCTCAACAAACTTGTCTTCGAATCTCGAGGCGAGGCACGGTGATTTCAGCGCCTGGAAGAGAATTCAAAAGTGCCCAGTGGCATGCCATGAAGTGAATATGTGGACAAAAGACTGAAATCAGCACATTAGACGAAATAGGGTACACAGGCATGGTGAGCATTAAACACAATGACGGGCATCATGCATTAGTACTCGTCAAGAATACACGTCTTCTGATATTATTTCGACAACTTTCGCTGCCCAGATGACATAATTCTGAAAAATTCGTAAAACACCCAAGCATGACGggcatcatgcattaacaaGACTGTAACAAGCACTAGTAGAGCAGCAAAATTTTTGCATTTGCTAAACTTTGCACAGGCCAGGTCAAACACATGGTTTGCCCCGATTTAGTTAGGGTAATACTGTAACAGGCGTGCCCCAGTTTAAGTTGCCGAGCTTTTGAAATGCTCAATTGTTGGCTGAAGAGACGTCTCCTTTTCAAAGATGTTTTGCCATTTGCCAGGAAAGTTGCTTCCGCCATTACGAATTGCTTGTTGCCTTCCGCACGAAGCCTTTAATATCAAAATCCTCAGTCCCATTCTTTGTTATAACACCCTGAGGATTACAGGTTCTTCAGTTTCAAATGCCAAAGAAAGCAGTACAAATGCGGGTGTGCCTGTGCATATGAATAAGAGAGAGAGTTACCTTTTCTGTGATGATTCCGCTAATTATATCAGCAGGGGTAACATCAAAAGCTGGATTCCAAACAGCAATTCCAGAAGCAGCGACCTGTTCCCCAAGTCCACCGCGTGCATGCAACACTTCTTTAGGAGATCTTTCTTCTATGACAATTTCTTCTCCAGAGGTAATGGATAAGTCAATGGAAGTAAGTGGTGCAGCCACTAGAAATGGAATATCGTGGTGCTTTGCACAAAGAGCAAGGCTGTAAGTACCAATCTTGTTGGCTGTGTCACCTATTATTCCGGAAACGGAGTTAAAAAAAGTACATGTAAGTTTGAGATTACCAACTGAATACAAgataaatgtcaaaaataccatTAGCGGCCACACGGTCGGCTCCTACAACAACAGCATTGACTCGACCATCCTTCATTAGTGCTGCAGCAGCAGAATCTACTATTAGAGTGGCAGGAATTTTCTCGTAAACCAACTCGAATGCTGTCAGTCTGGATCCCTaacaaacacaaaaaaattgaagaaattataGACACCCATCTGATTGATATACCAAAATCATGAGCTCCACAGACCATGACAACGAGAGTATTTTTATGAATTTGCTATCTTGCATTTCTCCAGCAAAATTGACTCTGCTGAAGTAGGAATATAACTCCATCATGGTCCTATTTTTTTCATTCAATGTCTATTCTCTTTTGGCGCTCTCACCAGGTTAGACAGGGAGAGTTCAACAGGGCTTAATACGCTTATCCATGTCAACATAGGCAGAAGCAAAGATAAATGGGTATACATTTAGCCTTTTATAAATGTGTAAATGGTTTTTAAACCATGTTGACTTACAAGGAGTTCATGATTCGAGAATTTCCAACCCATGCATGCAATCAGAGAAGTaaaggaggagaagaagaagaatttcGCTTCTACATATGTCAgacatcctttttttttttctttttttttttgcagaacCCTCACTGGTACACTAAATTTAGACAGTGATAAAGGGAACAAAAACCTAGAACTCACTTGATTGAATGGACGTGTTTCAGTACAGTATGCCCTTTCTAACACTCCTTCAGCATGAAGTGCACGAATCACACCTAAAGCAGTCCCATATCCAGCTGTTGCGAGGCTATTAGAAACATGAAAAGCAACAATTAGAAAGCCTCTAGATGAGAAGATCAGTTGCCATGATCCAATTGAGTTCCCATATGATTATGGTATGATATGGATGGCAGTGTTCATAGAAATTACCTGCCAGTATTGCAATGGGTCAAAACCGATATCCTGTCAAAGTCTTTCAGTTGGTGCAGAAGAAATCGAGCTCCATAGGAGCCAATTGCTTTATTTGAGGCAACATCATCTTGAAGCATTATCTCAGCAGCTTCTATGTAAGCCTAACACAAAAACATTAATCTTTCATAATGTGGTCTGACTTCAATTTAGATCAATGAACCAAAAACCTTAGAGCATCTATGCATATGTATATTCCAAAAGAATCTATGGAGGTCATGTAATGAAGTACAAGGCAACAACTAAACATAATCATGATATGGACAAATTATTTTACACATAATAAATTGCTTGCCAAAAAAGTAGTGGACACCCTCACCGTTCTCTCCATGTGTAGCTTAAAATAGACAATCAACAACAgtgcaaaaatgagaaaagaagccAGAGAATCCATACAAGAGTGTATTACAGTCCTTTGCAGCTTTTGCTACTTCAATAAAGGTCAAAACATAAGAAGCAATGGCTGCTCAAGTGAGACAAAGCAATGTAATTACCTGAAAGACACCCGTAGTGTCTTTAGCAGTGGAAGCAGCCTTTGATACGACTTCCTTGAGCTTGGACGCAGCATCTGAAAGGTTTACAGCTGTTGGACGACTGCAATACAAACTAGTTttaatcctaaaaaaggaaagagagcATGAAGTATTTTAATTGTATTAGAATAACTGTACCTGGAGACAAGATATTCCAGTTTCTTTCCAAGGAAAGATGCTGCGTCATCAGATGTCCCACTAAAATCTTTTAGGTTAGATACTTCTACTGCCAAGGAAAGAGCAGCAGCAATAGCAATAGCAGGTGCACCACGAACAACCATATCCCTTATagcaaccctgatacaaaaaatgaagaaaaggaagattATAACCGAGCGCTCAATTGTTTTCTTCACAACCATGCACGTGCACAAGAAATAAACATTTTTGAAGCATATCAAAGTGCCTAACCACAGTATAATtcatgaagaaaaagaaactacAAGGGTCAGCAGAAAATTGCATGAGAGATCAGAACAAGCAAGATGGGTAATGCAGCAAAACATCTTGTTTTAAAGTCACTACAAGGCAATGGAATTTGGAAAAAGCCATTCCAGCCAGCAATGGAGGTGCATCTCACATTCAACCGTGTTGAAGATTTCCtgtttattcatttttgcttgAATTAGATGTCAATGCATAAAGAATGCAAGAAAACCCCAAGATTTGTAATATCTACCATTCCCTTCGTGCAAATAAGTGCGTAACTATAATGCATCAGTAGACAGCCAATACTTCCTGACAACCAAGGAAAAACCTCGAGACTTCCTATGAAGTGAGGTTCAAAGAAAACTAAATATTAAGATGTTTACTTGAATACAGAGCTCTCTGTAATTGTGGGGAAAAAAATGATGCAAAACTTCACTTCAGTTGCACATGAGAGTCCTGAAAAAACTAGATGAAGATGCTTTCCAGCGATGTAATAAAATTCGCAATAATCCTATCATCTATGATTATTTAACCTGCTTTATCAGGAATAACATGAAGCAAACTACTATTTCCTACTGCCCCCGTTATGCTGATTCACATGACTTCCATtgatttcattttcttccatCAAATAGTAAACCATAAATGCAGTAAAATTTGGACGCTCCAAAATTCAATCAATAATAACGGCAAGGATAGAAAAGCCCAGGTTGACCATAGCATcgaatttcttcaagaaaaaaacattttcaaatTCAGAAagctaaaacccaaaaaaaagaaaagtaagttACCATCCATCATTTGCGTCTTGAATATCCAAATAGATTGTCTCAAGTGGAAGTTTCCTCTGTTCAACCACCAACATTTAACgaaccaattaactaccaaaACAGAAAcagaccccaaaaaaaaaacaaaaaatctttCATAGTTATAGACTTGCATATATACACGTTCGTACCTGATCAAGCAATTGAAGCGAACCACGCTTGTAAAGGATGGCCTGCAGAGAATTTTGCTTTTCTACTCTATTTTCCATCGGGTTAACCTTCAATTCAACTCAAATTCTCGATAATTACTGCCCGGAACAGGCAAATAGGTAATCAAATCCCTGATTATAGAACTAATTTAGACGGGCTACAGTTGAATTCTAGCTTTACAATGCTGGTGCTCTACCCAAGCGGACATCGACTCTCGCGTGGACAAACAGCAAGAGCAAGAAAAGCAGCAGAATAATAAGTAAAGTAGTCAACTAAGCAAACATCCGAGAATATTTTTTTTCgtttgggtcaattttgttttttgttttgggcTCGGGGGTTGTTTGTTGGGCTTTGGGGGGTGCTTGGAGAATTTAAGGTCAGTTAGCCCAGTTGTCAAATCTAACTCATTTCGTGTCATTTATGTAGCTCGAACAAACTCACAGAAAAATCCGTTGTTACCTTATGTTGGATGTAGATAGCCTAGGGGCCGAGgtagttatgaagcaaattaaTATCAACAGTAGTTATAGATCATTTGTACAGGTGATGCTAGGCTTCCTCGAGGCTTTGTAAATGGAGACTCAACTGGCTAGCAGAAGAAGCAGAGCAAGTATGCATACAGTTCATTCTTCCCTCTAGTAGCTGGTCAGAAATATCTTGGTAAGATATAATTCAGGTACATTGATTTGGCCCTGCATGGTAAGTGATTTTACTTAACTGGGTCTTCTAGTTTTTAGCTGCAGTATGAAGTATTATATAAGAAGTAGTTAAGAATTCGAGAGTTCCTTTTCTCCTGTTCTGCACTTTTAATCATGGATTTCTACTTTATTTGGTAGTACTACTATATTCTTGTGTAAGGCGATGAAGCAACATCAAAATGGTACATAGAGGACAATGGACGATTAATCCATCTAGTCAAGCGagtttttaacttttttgttgCCATCAGGAGAAATTTCTCTCAAGTAGTttacttctctctctctctctctctctgtgtgtGTGCGTGTGAAAATGGGAATGTTTATAAtcatgtttttccttttcttcctttaCTTTCTCAAATGTGAAGTTATGCATCAGTGATGGAATCTTATGTACTAGAACTGTGTATTGGAGCTGTTGGATGCACACCCTTTTACTACCAAAAATGGGGGATAGTATTTTAAGTTCAGGTTTTCCTTCAGTTAAGTGAGTTAGCTAGGTATTATCTGGATATATATGTGCTGGTGACTGTCTTTCTGACAAACACAATCATTTGGTCTGGAAGAAACTTTGGCAGTAACAAGCATGATGTCTCCCTGAAAATAACTGCTCTCTGCAGGAGTGCTTGATGGCCTTGTAGGAATATGTTGCATTCTGATTTTTTACTACTTGTGTGGTTCACTTGAGCATAACAGC is part of the Coffea eugenioides isolate CCC68of chromosome 6, Ceug_1.0, whole genome shotgun sequence genome and encodes:
- the LOC113775376 gene encoding ATP-dependent DNA helicase Q-like 3; protein product: MKKSPLPLQNICGPEKQKIGKEALVKLLRWHFGHSEFRGKQLEAIEAVLSGRDCFCLMPTGGGKSLCYQIPALAKTGIVLVVSPLIALMENQVMALKAKGIAAEYLSSTQTAQVKSKIYEDIESGKPSLRLLYVTPELIATSGFMSKLTKIHARALLNLIAIDEAHCISTWGHDFRPSYRKLSSLRNRLPGIPLLALTATAVPKVQKDVIESLSLHNPLVLKSSFNRPNIYYEVRYKDLMDDPYADLCNFLKSHGDICGIVYCLERTTCDDLASHLSKHGVTCAAYHAGLNSKLRSSVLDDWISAKTQVVVATVAFGMGIDRKDVRIVCHFNIPKSMEAFYQESGRAGRDQLPSRSLLYYGVDDRKRMEFILGTAKNNKSQSSSLQDDTSKKSLADFRQMVEYCENSGCRRKKILESFGEQVPASLCGKTCDACKDPHLVSKYLGELTSACTFRNHSSRIFISSSANLHDEEQISEFWSRDEEASGSEEDISDADDVDGPKNMFESRSVTNSSLNDRIELLQRAEESYYRNDLPDKQVHKIDKNNITEALREAGKQRLLNTMKQNQQKLDVLRIDYEESARTLENECHKKYGKSGKSFYLSQLASTVRWISTANSEELVNRLNSSQSPGCSAMTAKSDCSLPSVSPSGGKSIVTDDEKLHDSSVSETPLRALQHASEDTKLPPIPSFSDFINSRNPNDNKNLKSRKQPPSRDHKNPDKRVRNQ
- the LOC113774492 gene encoding methylthioribose-1-phosphate isomerase; translated protein: MENRVEKQNSLQAILYKRGSLQLLDQRKLPLETIYLDIQDANDGWVAIRDMVVRGAPAIAIAAALSLAVEVSNLKDFSGTSDDAASFLGKKLEYLVSSRPTAVNLSDAASKLKEVVSKAASTAKDTTGVFQAYIEAAEIMLQDDVASNKAIGSYGARFLLHQLKDFDRISVLTHCNTGSLATAGYGTALGVIRALHAEGVLERAYCTETRPFNQGSRLTAFELVYEKIPATLIVDSAAAALMKDGRVNAVVVGADRVAANGDTANKIGTYSLALCAKHHDIPFLVAAPLTSIDLSITSGEEIVIEERSPKEVLHARGGLGEQVAASGIAVWNPAFDVTPADIISGIITEKGVITKNGTEDFDIKGFVRKATSNS